The following are encoded together in the Oscillatoria sp. FACHB-1407 genome:
- a CDS encoding sensor histidine kinase produces the protein MLARIELSSLPLNLQVVQPQPLIAEVIRSLTIQERQEVCRLTLDCPESLPPIFADPDRTRQILVNLVANALNYTLEGSVTVWVSYDSKYLWGSITDTGIGMSEEDLPRVFDRFWRSERSRELRQEGSGIGLALTKRLVEAQSGRIEVESDLGRALHFEFANRWLSIDVRRKPKEAHELLLLVKQAQIHTANFLVNIRITYIRTLLVGFDTFTKDKIVGLNYQGRYFK, from the coding sequence ATGCTGGCAAGGATTGAATTGAGTTCTCTCCCTTTGAACCTCCAGGTTGTTCAACCTCAACCCTTAATTGCAGAGGTGATTCGCTCCTTAACCATCCAGGAGCGGCAGGAGGTTTGCCGTTTAACCCTCGATTGCCCTGAGTCGCTTCCCCCAATTTTTGCTGACCCGGATCGCACCCGACAAATTCTGGTCAACCTGGTGGCGAATGCGCTGAACTATACGCTGGAGGGTAGTGTCACAGTTTGGGTGAGCTATGACTCGAAGTATCTTTGGGGCAGCATCACGGATACGGGGATTGGAATGTCAGAGGAGGATCTCCCCCGTGTGTTCGATCGCTTTTGGCGCTCAGAGCGATCGCGAGAACTGCGGCAGGAGGGATCAGGGATTGGATTGGCACTCACCAAACGGTTAGTAGAGGCTCAGTCTGGTCGAATTGAGGTAGAAAGCGATTTGGGACGGGCACTACATTTCGAGTTTGCCAACCGTTGGCTGAGTATTGATGTACGTAGGAAACCAAAAGAGGCTCATGAGTTATTGCTCTTAGTAAAGCAGGCTCAGATACATACTGCCAACTTCCTCGTCAATATTAGAATTACTTATATCCGTACTCTGCTAGTTGGCTTTGATACATTTACCAAGGATAAGATAGTAGGACTAAATTATCAAGGTAGATATTTCAAGTGA
- a CDS encoding haloacid dehalogenase-like hydrolase, giving the protein MLIDLDGTLTDTADLALKPMKDGQVPTDVSQIRIFPEAISFLAEATHLGFNCIVVSDSHPKYVNPIVNEYFKEYCIASFSLADKPNTFKTLAFLQQQGIDITKDVCYVVGDSWLDIELGRGLKVPTVLTNFYEAREVEVRDGIGDYIKNIKSGSTYFACSYSEIVNILQNPLQNLLCIEAKFSNSISIKSRKPRLDDITAGKLTAHRVLARQSQGECDQYHATEKYFEFSRVDRRREILLTMRDAIAAYLDCVLADVSYSWHIFTYVPDKQTTQPANKMGELFNFVAEHFQQKQSNLDCYSIFEWNETVNSSTRKQPTSSDRKKFVEENLNLRGDVDVRDKNVIILDDQYTTGATADVLVKKLRIEGAKSVLFVALFHLITNVSSNRLCPVCSASSLNKLLQLKINKQTGEKFYSCVLPKYGGEGCGYSDSGKLCSVCLSKGTSRYMKVKTNSQTGEKFYSCVSPKYGGEGCGHTESIE; this is encoded by the coding sequence TTGTTGATTGACTTAGATGGGACTTTAACAGATACGGCAGATTTGGCTTTAAAGCCCATGAAAGATGGGCAAGTGCCAACAGATGTGTCACAAATCCGAATCTTTCCTGAAGCTATATCATTTCTTGCTGAAGCGACACATCTTGGCTTTAATTGTATCGTTGTTTCCGATTCACATCCAAAATACGTAAATCCTATTGTAAATGAGTACTTTAAAGAATATTGTATTGCCTCATTTTCACTTGCCGATAAACCAAATACTTTCAAAACATTAGCCTTTCTACAACAGCAGGGCATAGATATTACTAAAGATGTCTGTTATGTTGTGGGTGATTCTTGGTTAGATATAGAACTTGGTAGAGGGCTAAAAGTGCCAACTGTTCTGACCAATTTTTATGAAGCAAGAGAAGTGGAAGTTAGAGATGGTATAGGTGACTACATCAAAAACATTAAAAGTGGTTCCACATATTTTGCTTGTAGTTACTCGGAGATTGTCAATATTCTGCAAAACCCCTTACAGAATCTTCTCTGTATAGAAGCTAAATTCAGTAATTCCATCAGCATCAAATCGAGAAAACCACGTCTTGATGACATTACAGCAGGAAAATTGACTGCTCATAGAGTTTTAGCTCGACAATCTCAAGGGGAATGCGACCAGTACCATGCTACAGAAAAATACTTTGAATTCAGTCGAGTAGACAGAAGAAGAGAAATATTACTGACAATGCGTGATGCTATTGCAGCATACTTGGATTGTGTTTTAGCAGATGTATCTTACTCCTGGCATATTTTTACTTATGTTCCAGATAAACAAACAACGCAGCCAGCTAACAAAATGGGAGAGTTGTTTAACTTTGTTGCAGAACACTTTCAGCAAAAGCAGTCGAATTTAGATTGCTACAGCATTTTTGAGTGGAATGAAACAGTTAACTCTTCTACTCGTAAGCAACCAACATCAAGTGATAGAAAAAAGTTTGTTGAAGAGAATCTGAATCTTCGAGGTGATGTTGATGTCAGAGATAAGAATGTAATAATACTTGACGATCAATACACAACCGGAGCGACAGCAGACGTTCTTGTAAAGAAACTGCGTATCGAAGGAGCAAAGAGTGTATTATTTGTTGCTCTCTTTCATCTCATAACCAATGTCAGTAGTAACAGATTGTGTCCGGTATGCTCTGCAAGTAGCCTGAACAAGCTGTTACAGCTTAAAATTAATAAACAAACGGGTGAGAAGTTCTACTCATGCGTATTACCCAAGTATGGTGGTGAGGGATGTGGTTACAGTGACAGTGGTAAGCTTTGTTCTGTATGTCTTAGTAAAGGCACGAGCAGGTACATGAAAGTAAAAACCAACAGTCAGACGGGTGAGAAGTTCTACTCATGCGTATCACCCAAGTATGGTGGTGAGGGATGTGGCCACACGGAGAGTATAGAATGA
- a CDS encoding DNA-processing protein DprA produces MKSSFDFSFTILSLSLLKGIGATFIKKNLAVIKKSHCYSASENAPECLKNLLSLTGKKYTFLETQEAVSKAEDILAECEAHQIKFISLVDKDYPQNLFGLNDPPPILFLVGNSSLLKRDAITIIGTRKPNRNGQVIAERVGSYFASKGWSICNGLADGIDTFAIKSESGSCLKEVIGVVGSGLDSSSLRSLPKQSVINIERVLESEGLIVSEIPPSKKQNTFSVVKSCRIQAGLSSGLILIQSSIEGGSRFTVKAAIDSDRPLGVIYPVKADIHENDYSANRMIIEGGLQGLSEFVGLKNGKNSRPKLVVLSGKESYPEFEEVLKSVNKSAINKSFALLP; encoded by the coding sequence ATGAAAAGCAGCTTTGACTTTAGTTTTACTATACTTTCTCTCTCCCTATTGAAAGGAATAGGGGCTACTTTTATTAAAAAAAATCTGGCTGTTATAAAGAAAAGTCATTGCTATTCTGCTAGTGAAAATGCTCCTGAATGTCTTAAAAACCTTTTATCTTTAACAGGCAAAAAATATACCTTTTTGGAAACTCAGGAAGCTGTTTCTAAAGCTGAAGATATATTAGCTGAATGCGAAGCTCATCAAATTAAGTTTATCTCTCTTGTGGATAAAGATTATCCACAAAATCTTTTTGGGTTGAATGATCCCCCACCTATACTTTTTTTAGTTGGTAATTCTTCTTTGCTTAAAAGAGATGCAATTACTATCATCGGTACTAGAAAACCTAATAGGAACGGGCAGGTAATTGCAGAAAGGGTCGGAAGTTACTTTGCATCGAAAGGATGGTCTATCTGCAACGGTCTTGCTGATGGTATAGATACTTTCGCTATTAAAAGTGAATCAGGTTCTTGTTTAAAAGAAGTTATTGGCGTTGTAGGAAGTGGCTTGGATTCATCATCCTTACGCTCTTTACCTAAGCAATCTGTCATAAATATTGAGAGAGTTTTAGAGAGTGAGGGACTTATTGTATCTGAGATACCTCCCTCTAAAAAACAGAATACTTTTTCAGTTGTAAAATCTTGTCGTATTCAAGCAGGGCTTAGCTCAGGTTTAATTCTTATTCAAAGCTCTATTGAAGGGGGATCGCGTTTTACAGTAAAAGCAGCTATCGATTCAGATAGGCCTTTGGGAGTGATATATCCTGTGAAAGCAGACATTCATGAGAATGATTACAGTGCTAATAGGATGATTATTGAAGGTGGACTTCAAGGTTTAAGTGAGTTCGTAGGACTGAAAAACGGCAAAAATTCTAGACCAAAATTAGTAGTCCTATCAGGAAAGGAGTCTTATCCAGAATTTGAAGAAGTCCTCAAATCTGTTAATAAATCTGCTATTAACAAATCTTTTGCGCTACTTCCTTAA
- the lepB gene encoding signal peptidase I, whose amino-acid sequence MLMALSIHTFVAELRYNPFGTMERTLKVGDLPTGTLRDRLLVEKLSYRFRPPQRNDLVVFKAPPALQVQNLHDDMIKRVVGLPGDVVQVRNGQILINGKVIVEPYVKEKPAYNCGPITVPQHQYFVLGDNRNRSYDSHLWELVPEQNIIGHAILRIYSFGYFDLEY is encoded by the coding sequence TTGTTAATGGCATTGAGCATTCATACCTTCGTTGCTGAGTTGCGCTACAATCCCTTTGGGACAATGGAGCGAACGCTGAAAGTGGGCGACCTCCCTACGGGAACACTGCGCGATCGCCTGCTGGTTGAGAAACTGAGTTACCGCTTCCGCCCGCCTCAACGAAATGACTTGGTGGTATTCAAAGCCCCTCCTGCACTACAGGTACAAAACCTGCACGATGACATGATTAAACGTGTGGTTGGTTTACCAGGAGATGTGGTGCAAGTCCGTAATGGTCAGATACTCATTAACGGTAAGGTTATTGTAGAACCTTATGTGAAGGAAAAACCAGCTTACAACTGCGGACCAATAACGGTTCCTCAGCATCAGTATTTTGTTCTTGGAGACAACCGGAACCGTAGCTACGATAGTCATCTCTGGGAGCTTGTACCGGAACAAAATATAATTGGGCACGCTATTCTACGAATCTATTCCTTTGGTTATTTTGACTTAGAATACTAA
- a CDS encoding helix-turn-helix transcriptional regulator yields MCDEIQEKSVINQELTTDLLPWRGGSKLRQARIRMGYTQAEFAQKINSAESTVRYWEKNKRVPKWNRTRRETIAQILNLPIEEILTWFETEI; encoded by the coding sequence ATGTGCGATGAAATTCAAGAAAAATCCGTTATAAATCAAGAATTAACAACGGATTTACTACCGTGGAGAGGTGGATCTAAACTTCGTCAAGCCAGGATAAGAATGGGATACACACAAGCTGAATTTGCTCAGAAGATTAATTCAGCAGAAAGTACTGTGCGTTATTGGGAAAAGAATAAGCGCGTTCCAAAGTGGAATCGAACTAGAAGGGAAACTATTGCACAAATCTTAAACCTGCCGATAGAGGAGATTCTGACCTGGTTTGAAACGGAAATATAA
- a CDS encoding tyrosine-type recombinase/integrase, whose protein sequence is MTAEQQALPPIRLIPVQSAPETSVEVTDLRLERIQEFLQASNFASNTEKAYRFELERFIEWSNKAWHGITPRDLAQFKQYLKDECQTRKGKSLSPAAINQALTALKSFYRWFQQAGYMSLSEVLPTAAVKFEKLGDPLPRHLNPDQMVAIFQAVTGEDDIDLRDRALLAVLTHGLRAEDVSNLNVGNYDGVRLSFLRKKDKSDALVPLRQVAREQIEAYLERRRAGQSPVPKASQQEELTDDSPLFLSYDFRSGGQRLGYQGIYYFTKVRLGTATGIPDLTPHRFRHTYASELVELGIDSLLARSLTGHKSEKVFERYIKGKRLAAAEDAFFRAIGE, encoded by the coding sequence ATGACAGCCGAGCAGCAAGCACTCCCCCCTATTCGTCTGATTCCTGTCCAATCTGCCCCAGAGACGAGCGTGGAAGTCACAGATCTGCGCTTGGAGCGAATTCAGGAGTTTCTGCAAGCCAGCAATTTTGCCTCCAACACAGAGAAGGCTTATCGTTTTGAGTTGGAACGCTTCATTGAGTGGAGTAACAAGGCTTGGCACGGGATTACTCCGCGCGACCTTGCCCAGTTCAAGCAGTATCTAAAGGATGAGTGTCAAACCCGCAAGGGAAAATCGCTATCCCCTGCGGCAATCAATCAGGCACTCACTGCCCTCAAGAGTTTTTATCGATGGTTTCAGCAGGCAGGTTATATGAGCTTGTCTGAGGTCCTGCCAACCGCTGCGGTCAAATTTGAGAAATTGGGCGATCCTCTTCCCCGCCACCTGAACCCCGATCAGATGGTGGCAATCTTTCAGGCAGTTACAGGGGAGGACGATATCGATCTGCGCGATCGCGCTTTGCTGGCAGTCTTAACTCACGGCTTGCGGGCTGAGGATGTTTCCAACTTAAACGTTGGCAATTATGATGGCGTTCGCCTCAGCTTCCTTCGCAAGAAGGATAAGAGTGACGCACTTGTTCCCCTGCGGCAGGTAGCCAGGGAGCAGATTGAGGCTTATTTGGAGCGGCGGCGAGCAGGGCAAAGCCCTGTGCCAAAGGCATCGCAGCAGGAAGAATTAACGGACGATAGCCCATTGTTCTTGTCCTATGATTTTCGCAGTGGAGGACAAAGACTGGGTTATCAGGGAATTTATTACTTCACCAAAGTGCGACTGGGCACAGCGACGGGAATTCCAGACTTAACACCTCATCGCTTCCGGCACACCTATGCCAGCGAGCTTGTAGAGTTGGGGATTGATAGCTTGCTTGCCCGTAGTTTGACCGGGCACAAATCGGAGAAAGTGTTTGAGCGGTATATCAAGGGTAAACGTCTTGCAGCCGCCGAAGATGCATTCTTTAGAGCGATTGGTGAGTGA